One window from the genome of Rhodopirellula halodulae encodes:
- a CDS encoding BPL-N domain-containing protein: protein MRIHRHLTIHLPLRFVSLCFVGLGAWPCTLSHANEAIRVAIYNDNGVGQSWKSVQSNLTAEDQTFSVQTINAQEIRSGVLDDFDVLIHPGGSGSQQGKALQEAGRESVRKFVSDGGGYLGICAGAYLATNDYSWSLNLLDAKVVDRLHWNRGNGDVSISLTDQAATLFDCTDHEVNIYYAQGPLLGRREWDDPRVPDYESLAVFSTEIAKKGAPRGIMIGTSAAVRGEYDEGRVLCFSPHPELTEALGSWITIAVQWLACDQSRPEATPRCPTSARPTPGRRRTPTKNRD, encoded by the coding sequence ATGCGTATTCACCGCCACCTGACGATCCATTTGCCGTTGCGATTTGTGAGTCTGTGTTTCGTCGGGCTTGGAGCTTGGCCTTGCACTCTCTCACACGCCAACGAGGCAATTCGTGTCGCGATCTACAATGACAATGGCGTTGGGCAAAGCTGGAAGTCAGTGCAGTCCAACTTGACGGCTGAGGATCAGACGTTTTCGGTGCAGACCATCAATGCTCAAGAGATTCGGTCGGGCGTACTGGATGACTTTGATGTCTTGATCCACCCCGGCGGAAGCGGCAGCCAACAGGGAAAAGCATTGCAAGAAGCCGGCCGCGAGTCGGTTCGAAAGTTTGTGTCAGATGGCGGTGGTTATCTTGGCATTTGCGCCGGTGCTTACCTTGCAACCAACGACTATTCATGGTCCTTGAACCTGCTGGACGCGAAGGTGGTCGACCGTCTCCATTGGAATCGCGGAAACGGCGATGTCAGCATTTCGCTCACGGATCAAGCGGCAACCCTTTTCGACTGCACGGACCACGAAGTCAACATCTATTATGCGCAGGGACCACTGCTAGGCCGTCGCGAGTGGGATGACCCCCGAGTGCCCGACTATGAAAGCTTGGCGGTGTTCTCGACCGAAATCGCGAAAAAGGGAGCCCCACGCGGGATCATGATTGGAACATCGGCCGCGGTTCGCGGCGAATACGACGAGGGACGAGTGCTGTGCTTCAGCCCCCACCCTGAACTCACCGAAGCGTTGGGAAGCTGGATTACCATCGCGGTTCAATGGCTCGCGTGCGACCAATCACGACCTGAAGCAACTCCCCGGTGCCCCACCTCGGCCCGACCCACTCCCGGTCGGCGACGAACGCCAACGAAAAACCGCGACTGA
- a CDS encoding DUF6384 family protein, translating to MANAQAQATAPSSMEELRQRRAKTKLPGEDLTIAETLRVMDVARELRDRRATAEEMFRSDEVRIQLREKLIRTAEMSGDRVSEAEIDAAIDQYLSNLHTYEAPKPGFRKFMAYCWIWRTRIAMAATAAAAAGAWYFFA from the coding sequence ATGGCCAACGCACAAGCTCAAGCGACCGCGCCTTCTAGCATGGAAGAGCTGCGTCAACGCCGCGCCAAAACCAAGCTTCCCGGCGAAGACCTGACCATTGCGGAAACGCTACGAGTCATGGATGTCGCTCGCGAACTTCGCGACCGGCGTGCCACCGCCGAGGAAATGTTTCGCTCCGATGAAGTTCGCATTCAGCTTCGCGAGAAGTTGATCCGGACCGCCGAGATGTCGGGCGACCGAGTCAGCGAAGCGGAGATCGACGCGGCGATCGACCAGTATCTGTCCAATCTTCACACGTACGAAGCCCCCAAGCCGGGTTTCAGGAAATTCATGGCCTATTGCTGGATCTGGCGAACTCGAATTGCCATGGCGGCCACGGCCGCAGCCGCCGCGGGGGCTTGGTACTTCTTTGCCTAA
- a CDS encoding cell surface protein — MSQQANASAPAESAQQTTSSAPSAQRDTRSMRQYLDRALETLKKFGTTENVAPQELISLLEGVRHLDEAKVLAIADVIKHMSSFNALVRENIESVEIGNRYMDITQMFDSVREDSKRLIAQLDDGKISGTEKVSNWWMKMRRGTPSDRFEKIAEIYGDVAKDTKDALNVEEQIMDAYIDFRFALKEAEVLARELLDTHAPILEEAKDGLATAQEALDNYTGEDQGGKSQLELKRDEARHKFEEEDKTYQLLKDIAENLEIGYDVGETLITKLKQTHDVKERVFRRAVTFFTTNEHVFTILGTVYTSQHGLHEVTQATEAMKDGVNKGLEDIADLGRELERAALKAGYGSTINPESVQKLVDAISGFQIESLQMIAELRKESEESTKAIRASVEEGKRKYQQTLGRYARGESLL, encoded by the coding sequence ATGAGCCAGCAAGCCAACGCCTCCGCACCCGCTGAGTCCGCCCAGCAAACCACCTCATCCGCACCATCGGCGCAACGGGACACGCGTTCGATGCGGCAGTACCTCGATCGTGCTTTGGAAACGTTGAAGAAGTTTGGAACGACGGAAAACGTTGCTCCACAGGAATTGATCAGCCTGTTGGAAGGCGTGCGTCATCTGGACGAGGCCAAGGTGTTGGCCATCGCGGACGTGATCAAACACATGAGTTCGTTCAACGCTTTGGTGCGTGAGAACATCGAGTCCGTGGAAATTGGCAATCGATACATGGACATCACGCAGATGTTCGATTCCGTTCGAGAGGACAGCAAGCGGCTGATCGCTCAATTGGACGACGGCAAAATCAGCGGCACGGAAAAAGTGTCCAACTGGTGGATGAAGATGCGACGTGGAACCCCCAGTGATCGCTTTGAAAAGATCGCCGAGATCTATGGCGACGTTGCGAAAGACACCAAAGACGCTCTGAACGTCGAAGAGCAAATCATGGACGCGTACATCGATTTCCGATTCGCGTTGAAGGAAGCCGAGGTGCTGGCTCGCGAACTTCTGGACACCCATGCCCCCATTTTGGAAGAAGCCAAAGACGGTTTGGCCACGGCTCAGGAAGCGCTCGACAACTACACCGGTGAGGACCAAGGCGGCAAAAGCCAGCTTGAGCTGAAACGAGACGAAGCCCGGCATAAGTTCGAAGAGGAAGACAAGACGTATCAACTGCTCAAAGACATCGCCGAGAACTTGGAGATTGGTTACGACGTCGGCGAAACGCTGATTACCAAGCTGAAGCAAACTCACGATGTGAAAGAACGTGTGTTCCGCCGTGCGGTGACGTTCTTCACCACCAACGAACATGTCTTCACAATTTTGGGAACCGTTTACACCAGCCAACATGGTTTGCATGAAGTGACGCAGGCCACCGAGGCCATGAAAGACGGTGTCAACAAAGGCCTGGAGGACATCGCTGATCTGGGTCGCGAATTGGAACGGGCGGCGTTGAAAGCGGGCTACGGCAGCACGATCAATCCGGAGTCCGTGCAAAAGTTGGTTGATGCCATCAGCGGGTTCCAAATCGAATCGCTGCAAATGATCGCGGAACTTCGCAAAGAAAGCGAAGAGAGCACCAAAGCCATCCGTGCCAGTGTCGAAGAAGGCAAGCGGAAGTACCAACAAACGCTGGGCCGCTACGCTCGCGGTGAATCGCTGCTGTAG
- a CDS encoding DNA-3-methyladenine glycosylase I produces MDEAPFSRCGWCEVDPEYQRYHDEEWGVPQRDDQRLFEKVCLEGFQCGLSWITILKRRDAFRECFAQFDPLRLAEYSASDIERLMRDARIIRNRAKIEAAIHNAGRMRCLMDEHVSLGELLWQFKPERDLAFAYADEIPAITDESRRMSKELKRRGWKFVGPTTCYALMQATGIVNDHVVGCWRYPIIQAMRE; encoded by the coding sequence GTGGATGAAGCTCCATTTTCTCGTTGCGGCTGGTGCGAAGTGGACCCGGAATACCAGCGGTATCACGACGAGGAATGGGGCGTTCCACAGCGTGACGATCAACGGCTGTTTGAAAAGGTTTGCTTAGAAGGTTTTCAGTGCGGGCTGTCGTGGATCACAATTCTGAAACGCCGCGACGCCTTTCGGGAATGCTTTGCCCAGTTCGATCCGCTTCGGTTGGCGGAGTACTCTGCATCGGACATCGAGCGTTTGATGCGGGACGCTCGGATCATTCGCAATCGAGCAAAAATCGAAGCGGCGATCCACAACGCTGGTCGCATGCGTTGTTTGATGGACGAGCATGTCTCGTTGGGCGAGTTGTTGTGGCAGTTCAAGCCTGAACGCGACCTCGCGTTTGCTTACGCGGACGAGATTCCGGCCATCACGGATGAATCACGCCGGATGAGCAAGGAGCTGAAACGACGTGGATGGAAGTTTGTTGGCCCCACGACGTGTTATGCTCTGATGCAGGCGACCGGCATCGTGAACGACCATGTTGTTGGATGCTGGCGATACCCGATCATCCAGGCAATGCGAGAGTGA
- a CDS encoding DUF952 domain-containing protein, which translates to MTAPATQTVCKIATQQQWEATQSTGILPPAPIDEKDGFIHLSTPEQVPGTLAAHFAGQSELVVLHIRVRDIEEHLKWETSRGGDLFPHLYAELPLSAVERCEPVQP; encoded by the coding sequence ATGACTGCCCCCGCCACCCAAACCGTTTGCAAAATCGCGACCCAGCAGCAATGGGAAGCGACTCAGTCCACGGGAATCTTGCCGCCGGCCCCGATTGATGAAAAGGACGGCTTCATTCATCTCTCAACCCCCGAACAAGTCCCCGGCACCCTCGCGGCTCACTTCGCCGGCCAGTCCGAATTAGTCGTGCTGCACATTCGTGTCCGCGACATCGAAGAACATCTGAAGTGGGAGACGTCTCGCGGAGGCGACTTGTTCCCGCATCTCTACGCCGAGTTGCCTCTGTCCGCCGTGGAACGCTGCGAACCGGTTCAACCTTGA
- a CDS encoding cell division protein FtsH: MDWDWADDDEELVTAYHEAGHAIVGCALGAHIASVSLSQASMFDDEDEIGVRRFGDCIVQWGRIDPNSDWQVTRELLTILAGPVAEFVYQSGDEDALDVRTWAGDWRQAQRCVEILKKDPQQQEKLLRQCIAQLRHIVSSEPCWSAIAALADELMLGDEIEGEQVADLVRFWWSRA, from the coding sequence TTGGATTGGGATTGGGCGGACGACGACGAAGAGCTTGTGACGGCCTATCACGAAGCGGGGCACGCCATCGTTGGGTGTGCCTTGGGAGCCCACATCGCGTCCGTATCACTTTCGCAAGCGTCAATGTTTGACGACGAGGACGAGATTGGTGTCCGTCGGTTTGGCGATTGCATCGTCCAGTGGGGGCGGATCGATCCCAATTCCGATTGGCAGGTGACTCGTGAACTGCTGACGATCCTAGCGGGGCCGGTTGCCGAGTTTGTTTACCAAAGCGGTGATGAGGACGCCTTGGATGTGCGGACTTGGGCGGGTGATTGGCGACAAGCCCAACGTTGCGTTGAGATTCTCAAAAAGGACCCACAGCAACAAGAGAAGTTGCTGCGTCAGTGCATCGCACAGTTGCGACACATCGTGTCATCGGAACCTTGCTGGTCGGCCATCGCCGCATTGGCGGACGAGCTGATGTTGGGCGATGAAATCGAAGGCGAGCAAGTCGCGGACTTGGTGCGTTTCTGGTGGAGCCGCGCGTGA